In the genome of Nitrospirota bacterium, the window ATCTTCGCGGACCGCCGGCGTGTAGAGGCGCCGTTCGATCAGCGTCTCGATCACGCCCGCCAGCAACACATCCGGCACACCCGTGAAGAAGTCGAACCCGATATCCTGCAAGGCCTGGCAAAACGCATCGCTCTCGATCATGACGCCCCATGACGAAGGATTCGCCGACATCCGCCGATTGAAGAACGGCGCATTATAGCGAAGCCCCTCCCGACTTCACAAGGAACGGGTCGCCCGCGCCCCTCGCGCCGCGCCGATTGAGTTCGCTTCCCCAAAGATGCTATGGTTTCGCGACCTGCGACGGAATGGACACCGATGCCCCCTCTGATTGCCCACAGCCGGCCCCGTCTGACTGCAGCACTGATCTTGCTGGCTTGGCTCTGGCCGGCCCCGTTTCTCCCGGCCACCGTCGAGGCAGGCACCTTGCTCAACGACCCCAAGGGATTCCGCAACATCCCCTGGGGCTCCCCGCTCACCAATCAGGCGGAGCTGGCCCTGATCCAGAACATGGACCGGGTGAAGGGCTATGAAGTCCCGAAAGAGCCGCCTCATCTGGGAGAGACCACCGTCGAATCGGTCCGACTCTTCACGATCGACGGCCAGTTCGGCCGGGTCACCATCCGGTATCAGGGCAAAGACACTCATGACGCGGTCCTGGCGTATCTCCAATCCCAATTCGGCCCGATCGACCGGTCGCCCGGCTCCATGATGCGAGGCCTCAACCAGCAGTACAATTGGCGGGGGACCGACACGGAGATCAACCTGACCTATGAGGCCAAGCGGGAGCGGGGCTACCTGTTCATCGAAAGCCGCACCCTTTCCCCCCGGTTCAACGATGCTCTGGCAGACACAGGCTCCAGTTACTGACGCCCGCCCGCGCCGGTTGCGGCGCGCGTCCGGTTCGTCCACATTCTGCCTGCTGGCTTTCGCGATCCTTTACCTGTCGTCCCCCTCTCCCGCTTGGGCTGTCACGATGGCCACCGATCCCAAAGGGTTCGAGGGAATTCCCTGGGGCGCGGCGCTGGCCGAAGCGCCGACGTTTCCGCTCACGTACTCGGAAGACCGAATCAAGGAATACCAGCTCAAGCAGGAGCCCCTGCTGATCGGGACTGTTCCCGTCCAATCCATGAAGTTCTCCACCGTGGATGGGAAGTTCGCCCGTGTAACCGTCCGCTACCAGGGCGCGCTCCAGCACGAAGCCATGCTCCGCTACCTCCAGGCCCGCTACGGCCCGCTCGACCTGACGCCGGGCCAGACCATGGCCGGCGCCAACCAGCAGTACAACTGGCGCGGCCCCGAGACCGAAGTCAACCTGACCTATGACGGCAAACAAGAGACCGGCGTCGTCTTTTTTGAGAGCCGCGCCCTCGGGGCCAAGTTCGCCGAAATCATGAGCGGGTTCTGACCGACCCGACCCGTTTCCCCGCCGCTTGCCGCGCCAAACGGCTTATGATAACATCTCCGGTGAGTAATCACTCACTTACCGAGTATCCGATGCCGACGTTGCACGCCGTCAAACCGCACAAACCGCTTAGGGGCGTTCCCCGATCGCTCCGGCCTTCCGGGCAGGAACGGCAAGCGAGCATCATCACCGCCGCCGCCGCACTCTTTGCCGCCAACGGATTCAAGGGCACGACCACAAAAGAAATCGCCAAGTCCGTGGGGATCAGCGAGGCCCTGCTCTTCAAGCATTTCCCCACCAAACGCGCCCTCTACGCGGCGATCTTGAAGGAAAAGGTGTCCATTCCCGAACTGCTGGCCAGCGTGGAAGAGGCGGCCAAGAAGCGGGACGACCGGCAAGTCTTCACGTTGATCGCCAGTCACCGCATCCGCCGGGGCGCGGACCCGACGTTGCTCCGCCTGCTCCTGTTCAGCGCGCTCGAAGGGCACGAGATCTCGGCCATGTTCTTCCGCAC includes:
- a CDS encoding TetR/AcrR family transcriptional regulator, whose product is MITSPVSNHSLTEYPMPTLHAVKPHKPLRGVPRSLRPSGQERQASIITAAAALFAANGFKGTTTKEIAKSVGISEALLFKHFPTKRALYAAILKEKVSIPELLASVEEAAKKRDDRQVFTLIASHRIRRGADPTLLRLLLFSALEGHEISAMFFRTQHRIFYDFLAGYIAQRAKEGAFRHVDPMLAARAFTGMIAHHRMLHEIFGIPAHRSPEDSVAAYVTLFLDGLLAARPEGRTPAARRQS